A segment of the Eubalaena glacialis isolate mEubGla1 chromosome 14, mEubGla1.1.hap2.+ XY, whole genome shotgun sequence genome:
ATTCCAAAAAAcctaaaattttaattgttcatATGTTGTACTTGCTTGGGGCTCCTTATTTGATTTAGTTTAAACTCTCAGTTTTGCAGATTTTTCTCAGTTAAGTGCTACCTTTATGGAGTTTAAGGATATGGACAGAGaggttcaacaaatgtttactgaccTATTGGAAATAACCTTACTATTTTGAGAACTATTATGTAGAGATGGCTAGTTGGTAAGCCGTATTACCTCTGTTACTCATAATTTGGAGGAGATGAACTCTTTCTCATGAGAAGATCATAGAAACATTTCCAAAAGGATAGATAAAAGAacgctaaaattaaaaaaaaagttggcagCAGATGCTTTAAAATAAGGAGTTCATGAAACAAGGGGAGAAAACTACGAAGGATAAGAAGTGAGGAGTGGCCtgcctaaaaaaatttaaaagtcatcacaatgaagaaatatttatattggTATGTTGGAAAATAAGTAGATCAAAATTAATTAGAGCTCATTGAACCTACCTGAGCAAGAGGCTTATTCTCAAATAGTGCTTCATGTTGAAAGAATTTGTCCAGCCCGTGCTCCTTGGTAATATGGTCAGACTCGTCAGAAAAGAGGACGGCATCCCCATCAAAGGCCACACGGAGCTGTGTGTCACAGTAAGCCATGTCTTTGGCTCCATCAAACATTGTTGCAGAGGCGATCCCTGGAAGACCGTTGGAATTAATTAATACTCTTCTTAGGACCATATGTTTTagtgtctatttaaaaaaaaaaaaaaattcttccctgaCCTCGAATTTCCTCTCTCGCTATTACCTGACGACACAACTCTTCTTCACAACCATACATCTCAAAACAGTTGTCTTTGTACTGCCTCCGTTTCTATAAGGGATGGGAAAATGTAAAATGGGTGTAGGATAATCACTGAAGATGTCCACCTCCATGAAGGTGAAAGCTCTAAAAGACAAACTTAAGGGCTGCCACTTGTGGAAACACCTTAGCAGAAAACCCAACAACGACGTAAACCACATAATCATACGTGAAGGCCAATGGAATGAAACACTAGTGCAGACCTCTTTATTAACTAGAGAGAGGAAACCAAGTAATACCTTCTTGTATTGCTTCTTGTACTTTTTCAGAATCCGCAGAAAGATACAAGTTGGTAAGATATGCCTTCAAATAGCCAATGGGGCTTTTTCCACCAGTCAGACAGAAGCGGTCAATTAGTAATCCTATTATCAGGCAAGAAAGACTTTGTTATGTCAGAGACTAAAGACAGTATACTTACTGGAAATGCAAGTGAAAGTTACCTTAGGAATAAATGAGTGCCTACTGAAGTTTTAGAACTACCTTTGTAGTACCAATATTGAAACATGTCTCAGCTATTTTATATAATGGTGCATGATAGTTTATGAAGTATATCCAGATAGGCCATGCCAGTTTACTCTCACACAGCTGTTACGGCaggcattattatcctcattacagaaaaggaaactgagacataaaGACTGTCTAAGCCCAGTGCTTCACATTGACTCTTGTCTAGACTAGAACAGTGCACTTTTCCTTTAGCTACAGCATCCTCACTTGTTGAGAGGGCCAGTTAAGATGTGGCTCTGTTTTTAAGTACCATTTTAGTATTTCTTTAGTAACAATACAATAGTAATAGCAAGTAGTGATAGCATTTAAACTATttccccaaaacaacaacaaaaggtctGAAATTGTCTCTCTTGACTTGAAATGTTAAATGCAATCATTAGCAGACTAACATTAATATACCATTAAATGCCTTTCAAATCAACAACAGTTAAAAAACCCCACTAGATGTTGGTGAGAGGTTTGTAAAATAGGCACTTACATACACTATGGATGaaagtataaattggtacaagcTGTCTAGAgagtaatttgatttttattgatAAAAGTATCGACAGCTTTTAAGCAGCTTATACCTTTTGACCTAGGATTccttttttaaagagtttatccTAAGGGAATAATCTGAAACTCTGATAAAGGCTTATGTAGAAAGGTCTCAGCACAggattatttataaaagcaaaccATGGTTCCAATGATGTGAGAATAACTAAGGTATAACATTAAGCATATAAGCTATGTACCCATTCAAAGTGTTTTTGGATATATGATAAAACTGGGCAGCTGCAGATGATATAAAGCAGAATTTTGAGCCATTTGTTGTTGAGCCAGCTAGTCAGTTGTTTATCATCTGCATGGACCAAGAGAGTGGATAGGATCTATCAACAGTTGAAGTGGAAGTGTTTGCCGTGGTATGGACAAAATACTCTCACTTCTTCACTTACACCAACATTGGGCATAAGTGGCATAAAAGTGTACTCTACAAATccttaaataatattaatttaatgaTCAGAAATTATTTGGTGGTACTGGGGACTTCAGAAATGATGAAAACATCGTCCCTCTTCTCAAGGAGATCACAATTCACTAAGGAGCCAGGCATGTAAACAGATAATTATAATATAGAAAAGACCATAGCAAAGGGAGATACATATTGCCTTCAGCACCGAGAGAAGGTAACTAACTCTTCAGGTGAAAAGTTGTTATTCCATGAGCAAGGCTGCGCAAGATTGGGCTTTATCTGTTCATTAACAGAATTAGTATGTAAATAACTAGAATTCCTCATGCTACTAAGCTCAATTGGCTTAGTGTGGTGAGGGATAGATAGACTTAAATCACCTACTAAATCAAATAAGGctgttttgtaaaaataataGCTGTCCTTTATTGAGTGATTACACCACTCATCTCTGCTAAAGCTTTTATATACATTCTCTCTTTTCATAGCATAATACTATGAAGACTGCGTTTTTGAAAGGCAAACATATTTTCAACTGTGTATCAGTAAGATGTTGGCCTTATAATTaggataatataatataaaacttaTAACTTGTAATAGATAGTGACTATTTGTAAATATGCCTAATTTAAGCCTAGAAGTTAAATATGCCAAATTTAAACCTTATTTTGACTTGACATACCCTTAAGACTGGATATGTCACTTAGAAAACGGGCTAAAGGTCCCCACATAAGAAGTCAGGTAAATTCATAAGAGGAAAAACGAGGACCTCCCCTTAAAGTCACCAACACACTAATGGAAATGCTTTGAAGAGACTAGTGTCAAACCAATTTTCCCTGTAaaggaataaagacagttttgctGGCATGAGTATGAATTTGATGTGTGGGGAGAGCAGCCGGGGAGAGTCAGATGTTAAGAGTGGAAAGGAAAGGTAAAAACCTTTAAACCTTTAACATGCATCTGTGGTGAGCAAGAAGTCTGATCGCACAGAGAAAGCCCTGGGTTGACGGCTCCTTGAAGTCAAGTTCAGAagtgaaaaacataaaacagagaaatatattgCAGGACCTGGGATTAAGACTTTGAAATTCACACTTGACAAGTTAAGTCCAGAGCTTTGGGCCCAACTCTGTGCTGAAGTTAAAAATGAacatggcctctcttgttctgACATAGGCAAATAAACATTCCTCACGCAGAAGGGGGTGTCACTATCAGACACTGCATTAGTTAGGCCACAGTGAGCAAAATAACATGGCTTCTCTCTTCCAGAGCAGCGAGCTGTTCTTCCACACggtatttattttacttaccaTAGTGATTGACGCTGTTTATAAGCCGCACTCCCACTTGGGCATGGTTATTAGTCATCAGAACAATATCAAATAAGTCCTGTTCATCAGGATACAGCTCACGGAGTCTAGCATTGACATGCTGCAGTGCCTGAAGGTTACAAACACAAATGTGTGTAAAGAGGGCCAGGCAAAGTGGGCACTGGGGGTCTGGAGAGAAGGGATCCCATAGGTGTCCAATGCAAGCCCTGAAGACTCTTCACTGAGAGACTGTGGCTCCTTTAAGGCAGGGTTATGCCATTCATTTCAGTATTTTCAGCCTCGCATACATAGGACTTCAGTTAATGTTTACTGAAAGATGGGTAATGTTTGTTGAAAATTGTTACAACATTTGGTTTACTAGAATTATTTCTGTGAGGTACATAGATAGCATCAGGCTAACCCTTTTAtggtttgtctatttttgtttttgattcatAAAACCTGCCTTTCTTGATCATctgatgattattttttattgtgaaaagtaTAGGCTGCTTCAAGAATTTTCATGTTATCCTTGTGCAGAGGCCATGCTAATGGTCCCTGTGTTGTTCCAATTTTAGCACATGTGCTGCCAAAGTgagcattttgtatattttttaaaacatgagtcTTTAGAATAGGTTTGTGGTTTCCTCTCATGCTTCCACTATGCCTCATAACTACTTTCTACTTACAACACGTGGAGGTGTCATTTGTTTCTGCCTGGTTATGATGTTATTGTGTAATATTTGTATAAGTTATATAGGGGGTCAGAGCTATAAGTGCTATACATTTCAGTGTAAGTTCCAAGAACCTTACTTTCTCTATTAAAGTCATGCCCCTAAGTGCCAAGAGCATCTTGACTTTCTTAATATGCTGTGTTTGGGGCAAGAGCAGCTAAAGTGAATTTACTGTCATTTGAATGGGGTGTTTTATTTCTACTGCTTGGAATTGTAAACTCATTATTGCTTCTGGTTACTGCTCCTTCTATGGAGAGAACAAAAGTTTCTGTTACAGGTCTCAGGATTTGGACTCCACTTAGGGAAGCTCAACATGCCAAATCTAGGGCTGCAGTCCGTCCCTCAACAGTGTGGAAGCTTCTGTTAAAATATAAACTGACCTGGGGTAGACTTAAAAAAGGCAAGAATGACAAGTGTGGACTAGGAATTATAAGGAAAGCTGGATGAGATCCCAGGGATTAGCATGAGTCCTTCCCTGCCATCCAGAGTCCCGGAGGGCCAAAGACAGCTTTGCAGAGTACCTTGACAAAGCGGAAGGCCGGCCCTGGGGCCAGGACGACATTCTCATTGGAAAGCTGATACTCCATGTACTTTTCCAGACCCTCTTCCTTGTAGATTTTCCTGCCGTCCACCATGTTGAAGAGCGCACGGGATGACACAGCGATGGTGATGGCATGCTTGGGTTTGGGCTGCAGAGAGGGGCACCGACAGGAGGACGAGTCACACAGACCTGAAGGGATCAGGAATGGGCCTCATCCCAGGGCAGGGTGGGAAGGAAACAGTTGGGTCCCGGCTTGGAGGACTGGATGCTGGAGACAGCCAAGGGCTGGGTCCTGGAGGCTACTGTGCAGAGGGGTAGGTTTAGGGAGGAGAAGCAGGGGGCTGGGTGAACTTCCCTATACCATGGAGaggagggaggctgagggaggTCCGGCCGCGGGGCTCCGTGGAGCGGCAACCCGGGTACCAGGGGAGGCAGGCCCTGCTCACCGGCCTGGGGCGCGAGCAGCTCGGTGTCTTCTCGTACAGTGTTCTCACGGATGCCCAGTAGGCATCGTCCacgtcctcctcttcctctcgcTGCCTGACCAGGTCAGGCATCCAGTCTTGATCCAGCTGTGACGGGTAGAGAGCCCTGCGCTGGGCATAGGATTTCCATTCAGTGGGGGGCGTGCGCGGATATTCCCGCTGGTGCGTATCCCTGGACTCTCGGGAGTCCCGCGACTCTCGTGGGTACCGGGACTCTCGGATTTCCCGCCCCAGGCCAGGAGACCAGGCGTCGGAATTCTCAGCCATCTTGGTGCTGCGCAGGGACCCGGTCTGGAGCTGGACCTCCGGGGTCCTGGAAGAACGTGAGTCGAACGCAGTGGTTGGTGTGGGTGGCGAGGGCTGCGCTGACAGCGGCTTTGGCGACTCTTGATGGCTAGGGGAGGTGGATGAAGTCCGGGAGGTCGTGGAGCTACTGGGGGGCTGGAGCAAGAAAGTGGGCTTCTGAGTTAGATGCCCGCCTAGGGTCCCCGTCCTCATCCCTGCCCAGCTGGAGTCGAGGAGCTGTCCCCTTCTCTGTGTTCCATTCCTAGCTCTTAGGTGGATCCTGGTTCATCTCAGCTCCTTTAAGTAGGGCTTAAAGGGGCTCAGACGTTTCAAGGCTCCATATATTAGACATTTCTGTTAcatggacacagagacagactgCTTTCATTTCCCCCCAGTTGTTCCATCAGCACctcgcactttttttttttcttttggagtagATAGGGTAGAGGTCCTTTTCCTTGCCCCTAGGTAGCTGGCACATAGTTTGCAAAGTTCTGTCACTTTCTTCACATATACCTGCTCAGTCAGAGACCTTCAGGTAGGACAGAGGGCTTGAGGAAGGGACCTTGCTTGCCACTGCCTCCATCTGTGACCTCCAGTTAACTTGATGAGCAGCTAGACCAGAAGTTCCCACCAGAAGGCTCTGCAAAGCACCTCAGGGGCATCTGTCTCCACATTTGCTCTGTGATTAATGCAGTGAGTGCTGGGAAGGTCAGTAGGCTGGAGAATCAAGTGTCTCCCCATCACCTTCAGAGCTTCTTGTGCCAGTGAAGCTCAATTGGAGAGAATCATCTTCCTAAATAGGAACTGGTTCTAGTCATTCTAGAGAAAGGACTCCTTCACTAAGGTATGAGATAGATTATTAAGCATCCATATATTATTCCAGTTTTTGTGATTATTTCACACATTTCAAAGGACATGTTCTTGGTTAGATTATTGAGCCAGTCCTCACAGAGACAGATGGATTGGTTCTCCCAGTGTCTGGGCCTGTGT
Coding sequences within it:
- the NT5C1B gene encoding cytosolic 5'-nucleotidase 1B isoform X1, translating into MSQTSLKQKKKNETGPRYSKDSLEADKSRKDSEKSGVHLSTQMRRAVIPHHSLRCCPMRGHSSCRRCLCAAEGKVLLGPCRTIRIYIHMCLLWEQGWQITVIRGSQELTSPKTDSRGYLVRNQWSRTSRSPSTRAPSVDESRSKNTSLKVEIPSSSTTSRTSSTSPSHQESPKPLSAQPSPPTPTTAFDSRSSRTPEVQLQTGSLRSTKMAENSDAWSPGLGREIRESRDTHQREYPRTPPTEWKSYAQRRALYPSQLDQDWMPDLVRQREEEEDVDDAYWASVRTLYEKTPSCSRPRPPKPKHAITIAVSSRALFNMVDGRKIYKEEGLEKYMEYQLSNENVVLAPGPAFRFVKALQHVNARLRELYPDEQDLFDIVLMTNNHAQVGVRLINSVNHYGLLIDRFCLTGGKSPIGYLKAYLTNLYLSADSEKVQEAIQEGIASATMFDGAKDMAYCDTQLRVAFDGDAVLFSDESDHITKEHGLDKFFQHEALFENKPLAQGPLKGFLEDLGRLQKKFYAKDERLCCPIRTYLVTARSAASSGARVLKTLRRWGLEIDEALFLAGAPKGPILVKIRPHIFFDDHMFHIEGAQKFGTITAHVPYGINQKENN
- the NT5C1B gene encoding cytosolic 5'-nucleotidase 1B isoform X3, encoding MSQTSLKQKKKNETGPRYSKDSLEADKSRKDSEKSGVHLSTQGHSSCRRCLCAAEGKVLLGPCRTIRIYIHMCLLWEQGWQITVIRGSQELTSPKTDSRGYLVRNQWSRTSRSPSTRAPSVDESRSKNTSLKPPSSSTTSRTSSTSPSHQESPKPLSAQPSPPTPTTAFDSRSSRTPEVQLQTGSLRSTKMAENSDAWSPGLGREIRESRDTHQREYPRTPPTEWKSYAQRRALYPSQLDQDWMPDLVRQREEEEDVDDAYWASVRTLYEKTPSCSRPRPPKPKHAITIAVSSRALFNMVDGRKIYKEEGLEKYMEYQLSNENVVLAPGPAFRFVKALQHVNARLRELYPDEQDLFDIVLMTNNHAQVGVRLINSVNHYGLLIDRFCLTGGKSPIGYLKAYLTNLYLSADSEKVQEAIQEGIASATMFDGAKDMAYCDTQLRVAFDGDAVLFSDESDHITKEHGLDKFFQHEALFENKPLAQGPLKGFLEDLGRLQKKFYAKDERLCCPIRTYLVTARSAASSGARVLKTLRRWGLEIDEALFLAGAPKGPILVKIRPHIFFDDHMFHIEGAQKFGTITAHVPYGINQKENN
- the NT5C1B gene encoding cytosolic 5'-nucleotidase 1B isoform X4, which produces MSQTSLKQKKKNETGPRYSKDSLEADKSRKDSEKSGVHLSTQGSQELTSPKTDSRGYLVRNQWSRTSRSPSTRAPSVDESRSKNTSLKPPSSSTTSRTSSTSPSHQESPKPLSAQPSPPTPTTAFDSRSSRTPEVQLQTGSLRSTKMAENSDAWSPGLGREIRESRYPRESRDSRESRDTHQREYPRTPPTEWKSYAQRRALYPSQLDQDWMPDLVRQREEEEDVDDAYWASVRTLYEKTPSCSRPRPPKPKHAITIAVSSRALFNMVDGRKIYKEEGLEKYMEYQLSNENVVLAPGPAFRFVKALQHVNARLRELYPDEQDLFDIVLMTNNHAQVGVRLINSVNHYGLLIDRFCLTGGKSPIGYLKAYLTNLYLSADSEKVQEAIQEGIASATMFDGAKDMAYCDTQLRVAFDGDAVLFSDESDHITKEHGLDKFFQHEALFENKPLAQGPLKGFLEDLGRLQKKFYAKDERLCCPIRTYLVTARSAASSGARVLKTLRRWGLEIDEALFLAGAPKGPILVKIRPHIFFDDHMFHIEGAQKFGTITAHVPYGINQKENN
- the NT5C1B gene encoding cytosolic 5'-nucleotidase 1B isoform X5: MSQTSLKQKKKNETGPRYSKDSLEADKSRKDSEKSGVHLSTQGSQELTSPKTDSRGYLVRNQWSRTSRSPSTRAPSVDESRSKNTSLKPPSSSTTSRTSSTSPSHQESPKPLSAQPSPPTPTTAFDSRSSRTPEVQLQTGSLRSTKMAENSDAWSPGLGREIRESRDTHQREYPRTPPTEWKSYAQRRALYPSQLDQDWMPDLVRQREEEEDVDDAYWASVRTLYEKTPSCSRPRPPKPKHAITIAVSSRALFNMVDGRKIYKEEGLEKYMEYQLSNENVVLAPGPAFRFVKALQHVNARLRELYPDEQDLFDIVLMTNNHAQVGVRLINSVNHYGLLIDRFCLTGGKSPIGYLKAYLTNLYLSADSEKVQEAIQEGIASATMFDGAKDMAYCDTQLRVAFDGDAVLFSDESDHITKEHGLDKFFQHEALFENKPLAQGPLKGFLEDLGRLQKKFYAKDERLCCPIRTYLVTARSAASSGARVLKTLRRWGLEIDEALFLAGAPKGPILVKIRPHIFFDDHMFHIEGAQKFGTITAHVPYGINQKENN
- the NT5C1B gene encoding cytosolic 5'-nucleotidase 1B isoform X2, which encodes MSQTSLKQKKKNETGPRYSKDSLEADKSRKDSEKSGVHLSTQMRRAVIPHHSLRCCPMRGHSSCRRCLCAAEGKVLLGPCRTIRIYIHMCLLWEQGWQITVIRGSQELTSPKTDSRGYLVRNQWSRTSRSPSTRAPSVDESRSKNTSLKPPSSSTTSRTSSTSPSHQESPKPLSAQPSPPTPTTAFDSRSSRTPEVQLQTGSLRSTKMAENSDAWSPGLGREIRESRDTHQREYPRTPPTEWKSYAQRRALYPSQLDQDWMPDLVRQREEEEDVDDAYWASVRTLYEKTPSCSRPRPPKPKHAITIAVSSRALFNMVDGRKIYKEEGLEKYMEYQLSNENVVLAPGPAFRFVKALQHVNARLRELYPDEQDLFDIVLMTNNHAQVGVRLINSVNHYGLLIDRFCLTGGKSPIGYLKAYLTNLYLSADSEKVQEAIQEGIASATMFDGAKDMAYCDTQLRVAFDGDAVLFSDESDHITKEHGLDKFFQHEALFENKPLAQGPLKGFLEDLGRLQKKFYAKDERLCCPIRTYLVTARSAASSGARVLKTLRRWGLEIDEALFLAGAPKGPILVKIRPHIFFDDHMFHIEGAQKFGTITAHVPYGINQKENN